The genomic interval CGATCTTTTTCCAGACCTTTGGCTGTGGGTTACCAGCCCTGAGCTCTTCCAGTTCTGTCTCGTCGTTCCTCTGTGCCGAGAGGGCGAACCGTTTTGCATACTCCGGTCCTGATACCTGGACAGAGAGAAAATCCGCCGGAATGTCAGAAAGCAGGGCGATCTTTCCGCGCTGAAAGGTTCCATCCCTGGCCTCTATTTTTCCAATAAGCGATTGGGGTTCTTCGTGTGTCCACACCGAACATACTATTTCTTCTCCATCGGTACATGCTTCGAGCTTGTAAAGAGTATCCGGCTTCCGGGAAAAATGTATTCGTCCCAATATTGTTTCGTGTGCAACGTGATGCTTCAGCTCTTCATTTACACTGATAAGCTCAGCGCCTTTTTCGGTCAGGCCAAAGAAGTAATAGCGCCGGTTTGTTGTGTATCGAAAAACACAGCCGCAGCGGCCATCAGAGTCTGATGGCGCACAGAGAACAGAAAGGGTATAATCTGTCCAGTACTGATTACCGGCAGAAACCATGGGATGGGTAAAACTCTGATCATTATTGAAGGTCTGTCGCATGACTTTGCGTTCATCCCGCTCTCCGATTTTCCATGCCTGTTTGGACCCGTCATGGAAAAAGCAGGCTACTCCCCAGCCATATTTTGGTGCTGCTTCTTCACGGAAGTGATACTCCGTATGGGGACCAACATTTGCCGAAAACATACCAGGAGGTATATTTTTAAAATTATCGCTGAAAAGTATTTCCCGCCTGCTCATTCCATTCCTCACTAGTTACTTTTGCATTGTCTTATAAGACTCGGTATACAGTTTGATCCACTCATTACCGCCCGAGCTTCGCCACCGGGTAACAAAATTATCCCACTCGGCATCGATATCGATCGCGCCGATAATGGCCTTTTCCCTGAATTCATCCCGCTGTGCCTGTAAATCATAATCCGCCAGTTCAGGGAAAGGAGGTATCAGCATGGATATTTCATCGTACGTACCATGTTGAGTGCTGAAATCCAGATGCTGAAGGCCGAGTTCTCCCCATGACTGCTTCAATACAGAGTGCAGTTGTTCATCCATTTTTGTTTTTTGTACACCCATAGTAATGAACCGCCATGCCCAGCTTTTTCCCTTTCTGTCGGGTTTGATTGTAAGTTTGTTATCCACAGTTTCATAATCCATACCCTCAATACCGGCATGAACAAAAGTCCCTCCGTCTGGAGAGAAAGCCCAGTCAAGGAGATCAACAATCTTTTTCGGGTTCCCGGCATTTTTGGTTATTGCTATCCAGTGCCTCACAGGCATTGCATTTATATTGTTACCGGGGGATCCGTCCGGCCGAAGGGGAGGGTTCATGGCTGCAAGATTCTCCCTGCTTCCGTTCAGCCCGGTGTATTCCTGCAATGACCAGAAATGATAAAACGCGCCGACCTTATCTGATGCGATCTTCTCCCAGTACTGCTGCTTTGTATTGACAACATATTCGGGGTCCATAATTCCTTCGTTGTACAGTTTCTGCATGAACTTAAGCCACTCTTTGTACTCAGGTAGAATATAGTTGGGTAAAACCTCTCCGTTTACCAAACGTGCCTTTGCTGCATTAAAGGCATCCAGAAATATGTAGAGGGAGTATTCA from Marispirochaeta sp. carries:
- a CDS encoding extracellular solute-binding protein; translation: MKKHWTQIIFILCAVLATLVFLSGCSKAETPSEGMPEKLVYLTNINVDTEKYDINDNPYLDYIEQQNDADIEIINEASSSQYVQKASIIFASGQLPDYVLINNDLRTNFSIWAREGLLLPLDEYINDTSYMKDDILPLSWELSKIDGKIHAIPMQRYDVSPRMTFARQDWLDNLGIDPDKIKTIEDWYQMLKAFTENDPDGNGKDDTYGITGRSNDEYSLYIFLDAFNAAKARLVNGEVLPNYILPEYKEWLKFMQKLYNEGIMDPEYVVNTKQQYWEKIASDKVGAFYHFWSLQEYTGLNGSRENLAAMNPPLRPDGSPGNNINAMPVRHWIAITKNAGNPKKIVDLLDWAFSPDGGTFVHAGIEGMDYETVDNKLTIKPDRKGKSWAWRFITMGVQKTKMDEQLHSVLKQSWGELGLQHLDFSTQHGTYDEISMLIPPFPELADYDLQAQRDEFREKAIIGAIDIDAEWDNFVTRWRSSGGNEWIKLYTESYKTMQK